A region of the Anaerolineales bacterium genome:
CCGATGGGCGCGCCAGCTAACCTCGCCCTGGAAGCCGGTACGGCGGCGCTGGTCCACACCGGTGGCATGCTGCCGGAGGCCAGCGACGCAGTTGTCATGATCGAGGACACGCAAAGGCTGAGCGAGAGCGAAATCGAGGTCCTTCGCCCGGTGCAGGTCGGCGCCAACGTCTTGCAGCAGGGGGAGGATGTCCGACAGGGAGAGATCGCACTGCGCGCCGGCAGCCCCCTGCGGCCCCAAGAGATTGGGGCCCTGATGGCCCTGGGAATCCTGCACGTCGCGTGTCGGTGCCGCATCCGGGTCGGCTTGCTGTCCTCTGGCGATGAAGTTGTCCCCCCGACACGCGAACCGGGGCCGGGGCAAGTGCGCGACGTCAATGAGGGAGGCTTGCGGGCGCTGGTTGCACTCGCCGGAGGCCAGGCCGCCGCCTACGGCATCGTGCCCGACGACCCGGTGGCGCTCGAGTCCTGCATGCGCCGGGCAGCGGCCGAGAACCATTTCGTGATCGTCTCGGCCGGCTCGTCGGTGAGCGTGCGCGACTCGACCGCCGAGGTGATTCGCCGACTCGGCCCGCCCGGCGTTCTGGTCCATGGACTGCGGGTCAAGCCCGGCAAGCCAACGATCCTGGCGATGGCCGGGAAGGTTCCGATCCTTGGCCTTCCCGGAAATCCGGTCAGCGCCCTGATCCTCGCCCACTGCCTGGCGGTTCCGATGATTCAGGCCATGCTCGGTGCGCGGCGGGCGCCGATGCTGCCTTCGGTCTCTGGGCGGCTAAGCGAGAACGTGCCGTCGGAAGCCGGGCGCGAGGACTTCGTGCCGGTCTCACTCGACGTCGA
Encoded here:
- a CDS encoding molybdopterin molybdotransferase MoeA gives rise to the protein MPEFLQLSTLAQALDLWLEAAQPLPLAGAEAVPTESALGRILAEDVRATSDLPPFRRTTVDGYAVRGADTFGANPSLPSYLRLVGEVPMGAPANLALEAGTAALVHTGGMLPEASDAVVMIEDTQRLSESEIEVLRPVQVGANVLQQGEDVRQGEIALRAGSPLRPQEIGALMALGILHVACRCRIRVGLLSSGDEVVPPTREPGPGQVRDVNEGGLRALVALAGGQAAAYGIVPDDPVALESCMRRAAAENHFVIVSAGSSVSVRDSTAEVIRRLGPPGVLVHGLRVKPGKPTILAMAGKVPILGLPGNPVSALILAHCLAVPMIQAMLGARRAPMLPSVSGRLSENVPSEAGREDFVPVSLDVDQGAISVSVVHGRSNLIFTLTRADGFLRIPPQATGLRLGSQVEVYPFPGGLAWPAPIGSRE